GCGTCCGCGGCGCGCGGGACGCGCGCCGTGATGTCGCCGAACACGCGCTCCGCCGCGGCGAAATGATGCGACTGATAGGCGACGACGCCGCGCTCGAAGAGCGCGGTGTCGGCATCGGGCGTCGCGGCGTGCACTCCGGCGGCGAACACGAGCAGGGCGAGGACCGCGGCAGTGACGGGCACGGTGCGCGGGCGGCATGCTTCGCGATCGATTGCGCGATACGTGCGCTCGACGCGCTTGGCGAGCTCCGGCGTCGCGCGCGCGGCGTCGGAGCCGTCGTTGGAGAACGCGGCGGTATCGAGCTCGTCGACTAACGCAGCGGCCGCGGCGGCGGTGCCGATCGAGACACCGGCGCGGCGCGCAGCGCGAGCAAGGACGCTCGGCTCGGCGAGCGTCGCGGGCACGGGGCCGGTGCCGAAGGCGCGGGCGCGGACGCGCGAGGCGACGGCGCGCAGAAATGCGCGCCGGAGCTCGCGCGTCGAGGGTGGGTCGGCGGCGCGCGTGAGCGCGAGGAGCGCGCGAGCCGGCGTCGCCGGCTTGCGCGCGCGTCGCGGCCGGCGCGCGGCGGCGAGGGCGAATGCCGGGAGCGGCGCGAGACCCACCAGCCACCAGAACGGCACCTGCGTGTATGGCTCGGGCGCGATCGGTCCGCGATACGTCGAGCGCAGCGTGTAGCGTGGCGGCGCGACGCCGGTGTCGCTGCTCGCGAGCGTCCCCGACGCGATCGTCATGGGGACAGCCGGTGCGACCGCCGTCTCGTAGCGGCGCGCATCCGGATCGAAGTACGAGTAATGGATCTCGGGTATCGTGAGGCGCCCGTCGTGCTGCGGCGTCACCACCCAATCGAATTCCTTGACGCCGCGGATGTCCAACGAATCGGGCGCCAGGTTGACGCGCTCCACCGTCGGCACCGCCGACGCCCATGGAATGGCGATCTGCGGTCGCGGAAACAGATTCACGTTGCCGCGGCCGGCGACGCTGACGGTGAGCAGAATCGGATCGCCGACGCGGCCACCTGTGCTGTCGACGTGCGACGCGATGTGCAGCGTGCCCACGGCGCCGTTCCAATCCGCCGGGCGGCCAGCTTCGGGCGGTTCGATCGCGATGACGACGGCGCTGTCGCTGCGCAGCTCGTAGGTCTCTTCGTGGCTGAAGAAGCTATACGTCAGCGGCATCGCGTACACGAGTCGCGCCGGCGGAATGGCGATGCGTCCTGGTGTGAGGGGGAACACGGCCCGCTCGTAGACGCGCGCTTCGTAGCGGTGCTGCCCAACGGTGCGCGTCGGAAAGCCGGACGCGGTGGCGGGCGGTTCAT
Above is a window of Gemmatimonadaceae bacterium DNA encoding:
- a CDS encoding SH3 domain-containing protein produces the protein MLALLAILALGVQTPGASRIDSSGRPPAIVTRAPLDTSAAVNVRVLAAPETVYVGQQSTYELGVFLDTNVRDRMRRLEAIAPEMRGLMAYEPPATASGFPTRTVGQHRYEARVYERAVFPLTPGRIAIPPARLVYAMPLTYSFFSHEETYELRSDSAVVIAIEPPEAGRPADWNGAVGTLHIASHVDSTGGRVGDPILLTVSVAGRGNVNLFPRPQIAIPWASAVPTVERVNLAPDSLDIRGVKEFDWVVTPQHDGRLTIPEIHYSYFDPDARRYETAVAPAVPMTIASGTLASSDTGVAPPRYTLRSTYRGPIAPEPYTQVPFWWLVGLAPLPAFALAAARRPRRARKPATPARALLALTRAADPPSTRELRRAFLRAVASRVRARAFGTGPVPATLAEPSVLARAARRAGVSIGTAAAAAALVDELDTAAFSNDGSDAARATPELAKRVERTYRAIDREACRPRTVPVTAAVLALLVFAAGVHAATPDADTALFERGVVAYQSHHFAAAERVFGDITARVPRAADAWANFGTAAFSAGDTAGAALGWQRALRIEPLASDVRDRLEILGAASGLGAVPAVPPAPIALVAAALWIAAWVAMGWYLARRRKLAGARPLIVGALTVAIVLGALAAAVDARLAGRDLVVVTEDAPLHDLPALASDRSTTLRPGEIARVVEREGPWARVTTDGGRHGWAESDDLTSLARN